The sequence TTCCTTCCTCGATATTCCAAACCATTCCGTAGCAATCTTCGCGGACCGCGTTTTTTGCGAGTGAGGAGTCCTGCCATGCCTGCTTGGGCACGGATCGTTAAATTCAGCGCGGCCGCCGGACTGGCGGTGCTCTTGTTGCCGGGATGCTGCTGCTGCCTCTACGACCAGATGCGAGCCTGCCAGTGCCAGTCGGCCTACCTTTGTCAGCAGAATCAGATGCTCGCCTCTTCCAATTGGCAGGCCACGATCGCCTCGGAACAGATGCAACGCGCGCTCGCCACAGCCAATCAGCGTATCGACAATTTGAACGCCGAACGCAGCCAGTTGCAGCAGCGCTATATCGCGCTTTTGGACAAGCAGCGCGGCCAGCCGAGCCCGCTCTCCCCCGAGGCGACCGAGCGGTTCAAGAAACTGCAGGAGAAGTATCCGCAGTTTGAGTTCGATCCGCACACCGGAGTCAGCAAGTTCTCCAACGACGTGCTCTTCGCCTCGGGCAGTTCCGAAATTCGAGACGACGGCAAGCGGCTGTTGACCGAGTTCGCCAAGATCATGAACGACAGCGACGCCCGCAAACTCAATATCCTCGTAGTCGGCCATACCGACGACAGGCCGATCGGCCACGAGTCCACGCGGACTCATCATCCGACCAATTGGAACTTGTCGACCGACCGCGCCGACTCGGTCGTGCTCGAGCTGTCGCGTCACGGAATGCAGGAGACGCGCCTCGGAGCGGCCGGCTACAGCATGTATCAACCGGTGGCCCAGAACGCCACGGAATCGACGCGTCGCAAGAACCGCCGCGTCGAAATCTTCGTCCTCGCGCCCGATGCCGCCGTCGTCGGCTGGGACCCGAACTGGGTTCGGCACTAAGTCCCGAGGATTTACCTCAAGTTCGCCCCGGATCGCTATTCGGATAGATCGAGCGCCTTCGGCTCCGGTAGCCAGAAAC comes from Pirellulales bacterium and encodes:
- a CDS encoding OmpA family protein; this translates as MPAWARIVKFSAAAGLAVLLLPGCCCCLYDQMRACQCQSAYLCQQNQMLASSNWQATIASEQMQRALATANQRIDNLNAERSQLQQRYIALLDKQRGQPSPLSPEATERFKKLQEKYPQFEFDPHTGVSKFSNDVLFASGSSEIRDDGKRLLTEFAKIMNDSDARKLNILVVGHTDDRPIGHESTRTHHPTNWNLSTDRADSVVLELSRHGMQETRLGAAGYSMYQPVAQNATESTRRKNRRVEIFVLAPDAAVVGWDPNWVRH